In Thermodesulfobacteriota bacterium, a single genomic region encodes these proteins:
- the gltX gene encoding glutamate--tRNA ligase, producing MTVRTRFAPSPTGSLHIGGARTAIFNWLFARHSGGQFILRIEDTDRSRSTEESILEITDAMKWLGLEWDEGPFRQSDRLHIYKDLAEKLIASGHAYRCYVTPEELDGKRKEAQERGEVFHYRREWADRNAGPDKPYAIRLLTPDQGTIEVHDLLRGKVVFDAGEIDDFVILKTDGFPTYNFAVVADDSLMGITHVIRGDDHLINTPRQVLIYEGLSLKVPELAHVSMILGPDGKRLSKRHGATSVVEYRKGGYLPEALVNYLTRLGWSFGDQEIFTTEELIEKFTLHNVGKSAAVFNPEKLDWLNGWYIRNKPPEETAELVLPILLDKGIKATLDRKLVMIVKELGQRAKTLLDIADSLGYFYAEDIEYEEKAAGKFLTQDNLDVLKDLAGKLSETGSFTAGDIQKVFEGIMEEKGLKLGTIAQPVRVALTGVTVSPGIFEVMEIMGKDMVLKRLNKAIEFISAGKHA from the coding sequence CAGCCATTTTCAACTGGCTCTTCGCCAGGCACAGCGGCGGGCAATTCATACTCCGCATAGAGGACACAGACCGCTCACGTTCGACCGAGGAATCGATACTGGAAATCACGGACGCCATGAAGTGGCTCGGCCTCGAATGGGACGAGGGGCCTTTCAGACAGTCGGACAGGCTACATATATATAAAGATCTCGCTGAGAAGCTCATCGCATCGGGGCATGCGTACAGGTGCTACGTAACGCCTGAGGAGCTCGACGGGAAGAGAAAAGAGGCCCAGGAAAGGGGAGAGGTGTTCCATTACAGACGCGAATGGGCGGACAGGAACGCGGGGCCGGACAAGCCCTACGCAATAAGACTCCTTACGCCCGACCAGGGGACTATAGAGGTGCACGATCTTTTGCGGGGGAAGGTCGTATTCGACGCCGGGGAAATAGACGATTTCGTGATACTGAAGACTGACGGCTTCCCGACCTATAATTTCGCGGTCGTCGCGGACGACTCGCTCATGGGGATAACGCACGTCATAAGAGGGGACGACCACCTTATAAATACGCCCAGGCAGGTGCTCATATATGAAGGTCTTTCGCTCAAAGTGCCGGAGCTCGCGCACGTCTCGATGATACTCGGGCCCGACGGAAAGAGGCTAAGCAAGAGGCACGGGGCAACTTCGGTCGTGGAATACAGGAAAGGTGGTTACCTCCCCGAGGCTCTCGTAAATTATCTGACGCGGCTCGGATGGTCGTTCGGCGACCAGGAGATATTCACTACAGAAGAGCTCATAGAGAAATTCACTCTCCACAACGTGGGGAAATCGGCCGCCGTGTTCAATCCCGAAAAGCTCGACTGGCTGAACGGATGGTACATTCGTAACAAGCCGCCCGAAGAGACAGCGGAGCTCGTGCTCCCCATACTCCTCGATAAAGGCATAAAGGCCACGCTCGATCGGAAGCTCGTAATGATCGTAAAGGAGCTCGGTCAGAGGGCCAAGACGCTTCTCGATATAGCCGATTCACTCGGATACTTTTACGCAGAGGACATCGAGTACGAGGAGAAAGCGGCTGGAAAGTTCCTCACACAGGATAATCTCGACGTCCTGAAAGACCTGGCCGGGAAGCTTTCAGAAACGGGTTCATTCACGGCGGGCGATATACAAAAGGTATTCGAGGGCATAATGGAGGAGAAGGGGCTCAAGCTCGGAACAATCGCACAGCCAGTGAGGGTCGCGCTCACAGGGGTGACGGTGAGCCCCGGCATATTCGAGGTGATGGAGATAATGGGGAAGGATATGGTTTTAAAAAGGCTCAATAAAGCAATCGAATTTATATCCGCCGGGAAGCACGCCTGA
- a CDS encoding 3-hydroxybutyryl-CoA dehydrogenase, producing the protein MKLVGVVGAGTMGSGIAQVIASSGRSVVLVDVTDAALGRGLKAIEGSIGRLVKKETISEEEGKSIVSRIKTTTKYEDFKAVDLVIEAAFEDMKVKKEIYKKLDESTSPDVVLATNTSSLPIVEIAVGTGRPDKVVGMHFFNPAPVMKLVEIIKTLATSDETAQFAFDFATALGKEPVRTKDIPGFIVNRILIPMLNEAVFAYSDGVGTAEDIDKAMKLGTNQPIGPLALIDLIGLDVTIDVMDVFYKEFQDSKYRAAPLLRQMVRAGWLGRKSGKGFFQY; encoded by the coding sequence ATAAAACTGGTAGGTGTCGTAGGGGCGGGAACTATGGGCTCGGGTATCGCGCAGGTAATCGCTTCGAGCGGGAGGAGCGTAGTGCTGGTTGACGTAACCGATGCGGCCCTAGGCAGGGGCTTGAAGGCGATAGAAGGCAGTATCGGCAGGCTCGTCAAGAAAGAGACCATAAGCGAGGAAGAGGGCAAGTCCATAGTATCGAGGATAAAAACGACCACGAAATATGAGGATTTTAAAGCTGTTGACCTCGTGATAGAGGCCGCTTTCGAGGACATGAAGGTTAAAAAGGAGATTTACAAGAAGTTAGACGAGTCGACGTCGCCGGATGTCGTGCTCGCGACCAATACCTCTTCCCTCCCGATCGTGGAGATAGCCGTCGGGACGGGGAGGCCGGATAAGGTAGTCGGTATGCATTTCTTCAATCCCGCTCCCGTGATGAAGCTGGTCGAGATAATAAAGACGCTCGCGACGTCGGACGAGACGGCGCAGTTCGCCTTCGATTTTGCAACTGCTCTCGGAAAGGAGCCCGTCAGGACGAAGGACATCCCCGGCTTCATCGTGAACAGGATACTGATACCGATGCTAAACGAGGCGGTGTTCGCTTATTCTGACGGCGTCGGGACTGCGGAAGACATAGACAAGGCCATGAAGCTCGGCACTAACCAGCCCATAGGCCCTCTCGCGCTCATTGACCTGATAGGGCTCGACGTAACCATAGACGTGATGGACGTATTCTACAAGGAGTTCCAGGATTCTAAGTACAGGGCTGCGCCTTTACTGAGGCAGATGGTCAGGGCAGGGTGGCTCGGGCGCAAATCCGGGAAGGGCTTCTTTCAATACTGA